The Haloplanus sp. CK5-1 genome contains a region encoding:
- a CDS encoding substrate-binding domain-containing protein: MTIQRRRFVAALGGGIVAGLAGCSGGGGGGQSESVGVQGETLTLTTTTSTYDTGLLNDIHPDFEEMYGVTVDAVAQGTGAALESARNGDSDVVMVHARGLEDEFMRNGYGVNRRDLMFNDFVIVGPEDDPAGIRGMDSATDALNAIAESEATFVSRGDNSGTHTKELNLWEAAGTDPGGDWYQEIGAGMGEALNIANQQGAYTLSDRGTFISQRSEVDLVILVQGPIEGGPEILSNPYGVMAVNPGVHDDTNYDLAMAYIGWITSPGAQDAISSYEMNGEQLFFPRAVSEDPDFQQYVPQGWSSDSSDE, encoded by the coding sequence ATGACGATACAACGACGCCGGTTCGTCGCGGCGCTCGGCGGTGGAATCGTCGCGGGACTCGCCGGGTGTTCCGGTGGCGGCGGCGGGGGGCAAAGCGAGAGCGTCGGCGTGCAAGGCGAGACGCTGACGCTGACGACGACGACCAGTACCTACGACACGGGGCTCCTCAATGATATCCACCCCGATTTCGAGGAGATGTACGGCGTCACCGTCGACGCGGTGGCCCAGGGGACCGGTGCAGCCCTGGAGTCGGCCCGGAACGGCGACTCCGACGTGGTGATGGTCCACGCCCGCGGCCTGGAAGACGAGTTCATGCGCAACGGCTACGGCGTCAACCGCCGAGACCTGATGTTCAACGACTTCGTCATCGTCGGCCCGGAGGACGACCCCGCCGGGATTCGAGGGATGGACTCGGCGACCGACGCGCTGAACGCCATCGCCGAGTCGGAGGCGACGTTCGTCTCCCGCGGCGACAACTCCGGCACCCACACCAAGGAACTCAATCTCTGGGAGGCGGCGGGCACCGACCCCGGCGGCGACTGGTACCAAGAGATCGGCGCCGGCATGGGCGAGGCGCTGAACATCGCCAACCAGCAGGGTGCGTACACCCTCTCGGACCGCGGAACCTTCATCTCCCAGCGCTCCGAGGTCGACCTCGTGATCCTGGTGCAGGGACCGATCGAGGGTGGGCCGGAGATCCTCTCGAACCCCTACGGGGTCATGGCGGTCAATCCCGGCGTCCACGACGACACCAACTACGACCTCGCGATGGCCTACATCGGGTGGATCACCAGCCCCGGCGCACAGGACGCCATCTCGAGCTACGAGATGAACGGCGAGCAGTTGTTCTTCCCCAGGGCGGTCTCGGAGGACCCGGACTTCCAGCAGTACGTTCCACAAGGTTGGAGTAGCGACTCCTCGGACGAGTAA
- a CDS encoding DUF362 domain-containing protein translates to MADSLVVPEDTIRATVGDKTFPRMGIIEQRWETDPIPVDDVERRAAEATADLDLSVAPEGGEVAIGAGSRGIANLDAIVRGVVAGVRDQGYDPFVFPAMGSHGGATAEGQREKLNTLGVTEESIGCEIRSTMAVETVGETPDRGVPVYADANAVAADAIVMVNRIKPHTDFGGEVESGLSKMLVIGMGKQKGAKMAHDWAVDWSLRNMLPEITEQLLEALPVAGGVAIVEDEHDDTTLLEGVPASDFLDRERELLETAHDRMPKLPFDDLDVLVVDRIGKDVSGQGMDTNVTGRRHFTINEPEPESPTIKRIYLRGFTERTHGNAMGMGQADFAHADVAEGLKPSKTLINAITASTVRGVRLPPVVENDRAGLLGVLGTIGPVDGPDARVLRVTDTMRLERCYASEPLIEAARERDDLRVAAEAEELAFDDGEFAAPSPDR, encoded by the coding sequence ATGGCCGACTCACTCGTCGTTCCCGAGGACACCATCCGAGCGACCGTCGGGGACAAGACGTTCCCACGCATGGGGATCATCGAACAGCGGTGGGAGACCGATCCGATCCCGGTCGACGACGTCGAACGCCGGGCCGCCGAGGCGACGGCCGACCTCGACCTCTCCGTGGCACCCGAGGGCGGCGAAGTCGCCATCGGGGCCGGCAGTCGCGGCATCGCCAACCTCGACGCCATCGTCCGCGGCGTCGTCGCCGGCGTCCGCGACCAGGGGTACGACCCCTTCGTCTTCCCGGCGATGGGGAGTCACGGCGGCGCGACCGCCGAGGGACAGCGCGAGAAACTGAACACGCTCGGCGTCACCGAGGAGAGCATCGGCTGTGAGATCCGCTCGACGATGGCGGTGGAGACGGTGGGCGAGACGCCCGACCGCGGCGTGCCGGTGTACGCCGACGCCAATGCGGTGGCGGCCGACGCCATCGTGATGGTCAACCGGATCAAACCACACACGGACTTCGGCGGCGAGGTCGAGAGCGGCCTCTCGAAGATGCTCGTCATCGGGATGGGGAAACAGAAGGGAGCGAAGATGGCTCACGACTGGGCGGTCGACTGGAGCCTGCGGAACATGCTCCCCGAGATCACGGAGCAGTTGCTCGAAGCACTCCCGGTCGCCGGCGGGGTCGCCATCGTCGAGGACGAACACGACGACACGACACTCCTGGAAGGCGTCCCCGCCTCGGACTTCCTCGACCGCGAACGGGAACTCCTGGAGACCGCCCACGACCGGATGCCGAAACTCCCCTTCGACGACCTGGACGTCCTGGTCGTCGACCGCATCGGCAAGGACGTGAGCGGGCAGGGGATGGACACGAACGTCACCGGGCGGCGACACTTCACGATCAACGAACCCGAACCTGAGTCGCCGACGATCAAGCGGATCTACCTCCGCGGGTTCACCGAGCGCACCCACGGCAACGCAATGGGGATGGGACAGGCCGACTTCGCCCACGCGGACGTCGCCGAGGGGTTGAAGCCGTCGAAGACGCTCATCAACGCGATCACCGCGAGCACCGTCCGCGGCGTCCGCCTGCCACCCGTCGTCGAGAACGACCGCGCGGGACTGCTCGGCGTCCTCGGGACCATCGGGCCGGTCGACGGTCCCGACGCCCGCGTCCTGCGGGTGACCGACACGATGCGACTGGAGCGGTGTTACGCCTCGGAACCGCTTATCGAGGCCGCGCGGGAGCGCGACGACCTGCGCGTGGCCGCCGAGGCCGAGGAGTTGGCGTTCGACGACGGAGAGTTCGCCGCGCCGTCGCCCGACCGCTAG
- a CDS encoding NADH:flavin oxidoreductase/NADH oxidase produces MSADLFTPLVLRGTEIPNRVMVSPMCQYSCEGRDGLPTDWHDTHLVSRAVGGAGLVMTEATAVEARGRITPHDLGIWSDDHADALADITSSISDRGSIPGIQLAHAGRKASKTRPWAGGDPLTGEDGWETVAPSDRPWPYDDDAVATRAMTTDDIDDVIDSFRVAAERARDAGFRVAEIHAAHGYLLHEFLSPVTNDRDDDYGGSFGDRTRILREIASAVREVWPDDDPLFVRISATDWLPDRESWTVADSVRLADDLAPLGVDLIDVSAGGIHPDQRIPSTGPGYQERYARRVRQETEEDVAVGVVGGITTAEQADALVRNGRGDLAIVGREHLRDPYFALHAAQALDRLDADGVEVPVQYDRAF; encoded by the coding sequence GTGTCAGCCGACCTGTTCACGCCGCTCGTACTGCGTGGCACCGAGATCCCGAACCGGGTGATGGTATCGCCGATGTGTCAGTACTCCTGTGAGGGCCGGGACGGCCTGCCGACCGACTGGCACGACACCCACCTCGTCAGCCGTGCCGTCGGCGGGGCTGGACTCGTCATGACGGAAGCGACGGCCGTCGAGGCCCGCGGCCGGATCACACCCCACGACCTCGGTATCTGGAGCGACGACCACGCGGACGCACTCGCCGATATCACGTCGTCGATCAGCGACCGGGGGAGCATCCCGGGGATCCAACTCGCCCACGCCGGGCGGAAGGCGTCGAAGACGCGACCGTGGGCGGGTGGCGACCCCCTCACGGGCGAGGACGGGTGGGAGACGGTCGCCCCGAGCGACCGCCCGTGGCCCTACGACGACGACGCGGTGGCCACGCGGGCGATGACGACCGACGACATCGACGACGTGATCGACTCCTTCCGGGTCGCCGCCGAACGCGCCCGCGACGCCGGCTTCCGGGTCGCCGAGATTCACGCCGCCCACGGCTACCTCCTCCACGAGTTCCTCTCGCCGGTCACCAACGACCGCGACGACGACTACGGCGGGAGCTTCGGGGACCGAACCCGGATCCTCCGCGAGATAGCGAGCGCAGTCCGCGAGGTGTGGCCGGACGACGACCCCCTGTTCGTTCGAATCTCGGCGACCGACTGGCTCCCGGATCGGGAGTCCTGGACCGTCGCCGACTCCGTCCGTCTGGCCGACGACCTCGCGCCCCTCGGCGTCGACCTGATCGACGTGAGCGCCGGCGGCATCCACCCCGACCAGCGGATCCCCTCGACCGGACCGGGGTATCAGGAACGCTACGCGCGACGGGTGCGCCAGGAGACCGAAGAAGACGTCGCCGTCGGGGTCGTCGGCGGCATCACGACGGCCGAACAGGCCGACGCCCTAGTCCGCAACGGCCGGGGCGACCTCGCCATCGTCGGCCGGGAACACCTCCGGGACCCGTACTTCGCGCTCCACGCCGCACAGGCCCTCGACCGCCTCGACGCCGACGGCGTCGAGGTGCCGGTCCAGTACGACCGCGCGTTCTAG
- a CDS encoding ABC transporter permease, with amino-acid sequence MPFEPVVHLVPGIVEFPFREGYVRSIIYVSLYVSVTAVALSTLFSLPVAMLMGFSDFPGKQLVKSIINTGMGFPSVVVGLLVLFGVSNQGPLGDLNLIFTKEAMIMSQFVLATPPITAISLAAIRGVDDNVRDAAHVLGGTRVDVALVVIKEARYGIATAILAGFGRAISEVGSVLIVGGNITSSSGISKTRTLTTAIQLEARQGRYDTAMVLGAVLLALVLTINAVVVRLGDEGAMR; translated from the coding sequence GTGCCGTTCGAACCGGTCGTCCACCTGGTGCCCGGGATCGTCGAGTTCCCCTTCCGCGAGGGGTACGTCCGGAGTATCATCTACGTCTCGCTGTACGTGAGCGTCACCGCGGTGGCCCTGAGTACGCTGTTCAGCCTCCCGGTGGCGATGCTGATGGGGTTTTCCGACTTCCCCGGCAAGCAGCTCGTAAAGTCGATAATCAACACGGGGATGGGCTTTCCGAGCGTGGTCGTCGGGCTGCTCGTTCTCTTCGGCGTCTCGAATCAAGGGCCGCTCGGCGACCTGAACCTCATCTTCACCAAGGAGGCGATGATCATGTCCCAGTTCGTGCTCGCGACGCCGCCGATCACGGCGATCAGCCTCGCAGCCATCAGAGGTGTCGACGACAACGTCCGCGACGCCGCCCACGTCCTCGGTGGGACGCGCGTCGACGTGGCACTGGTCGTGATCAAGGAAGCCAGGTACGGCATCGCGACGGCGATCCTCGCGGGCTTTGGCCGCGCCATCAGCGAGGTCGGATCGGTGCTGATCGTCGGCGGCAACATCACCAGTTCGAGTGGCATCTCGAAGACGCGGACGTTGACGACCGCGATCCAACTGGAGGCCCGACAGGGCCGGTACGACACCGCGATGGTGCTCGGTGCGGTGTTGCTCGCGCTCGTGTTGACGATCAACGCCGTCGTCGTCCGTCTCGGCGACGAGGGGGCGATGCGCTGA
- a CDS encoding TOBE domain-containing protein: MEFSTEFDARLGQGDVTLAERDVELLRAVDDHGSINAAATALGRSYSRAQQRIVELEDAFGELVERTRGGSGGGGSRLTERADRLLSRYDRLRAEFSGVAETAETVLPGRVVDREGELATVETAAGTVRALVPEGGETVRLTLRADAVTLQSPSESPDPDRTSARNRVRGTVLAVDAGESVALVTVDVGGDVSLSALVTAASVEKLNLHRGTPVVASFKATATRGVRTD; this comes from the coding sequence ATGGAGTTCTCGACCGAGTTCGACGCCCGTCTCGGGCAGGGCGACGTGACGCTCGCCGAACGCGACGTCGAACTGCTCCGGGCCGTCGACGACCACGGCTCGATCAACGCCGCGGCGACGGCGCTCGGTCGGTCCTACTCGCGGGCACAGCAACGGATCGTCGAACTCGAGGACGCCTTCGGCGAACTGGTCGAGCGGACCCGGGGTGGGTCGGGCGGCGGCGGCAGTCGGCTGACGGAGCGTGCGGACCGCCTCCTTTCGCGGTACGACCGGTTGCGCGCGGAGTTCAGCGGCGTCGCCGAGACGGCAGAGACGGTCCTGCCCGGGCGGGTCGTGGACCGCGAGGGCGAACTCGCCACCGTCGAGACGGCGGCCGGCACGGTCCGTGCGCTGGTCCCCGAGGGTGGCGAAACCGTCCGCCTCACCCTCCGGGCCGACGCGGTGACGCTCCAGTCGCCCTCGGAGTCGCCCGACCCCGACCGAACGAGCGCACGGAATCGGGTTCGAGGGACGGTCCTCGCCGTCGACGCCGGCGAGTCGGTCGCCCTGGTCACCGTCGACGTCGGCGGCGACGTGTCGCTGTCGGCACTGGTCACCGCGGCCAGCGTCGAGAAACTGAACCTCCACCGCGGGACGCCGGTCGTCGCCTCGTTCAAGGCGACGGCCACGCGCGGTGTCCGGACCGACTGA
- a CDS encoding 50S ribosomal protein L11 produces MAGTIEVLVPGGEATPGPPLGPELGPTPVDVQAVVAEINDETDAFDGMEVPVTVEYDDDGSFTIEVGVPPTAELIKDEAGFETGSGEPQETFVADLTVEQVKKIAEQKQSDLLAYDLKNAAKEVVGTCVSLGVTIEGNDPRQFKERIDDGEYDDQFADEAAA; encoded by the coding sequence ATGGCTGGAACCATCGAAGTACTCGTCCCCGGCGGCGAGGCGACCCCCGGGCCGCCGCTCGGTCCGGAACTCGGCCCGACGCCGGTCGACGTGCAGGCCGTCGTGGCGGAGATCAACGACGAGACCGACGCGTTCGACGGCATGGAAGTCCCCGTCACCGTCGAGTACGACGACGACGGCTCCTTCACGATCGAAGTCGGCGTCCCGCCGACGGCCGAACTCATCAAGGACGAGGCCGGGTTCGAGACGGGCAGCGGCGAACCCCAAGAGACGTTCGTCGCGGACCTCACCGTCGAACAGGTGAAGAAGATCGCCGAGCAAAAGCAGTCCGACCTGCTCGCGTACGACCTGAAAAACGCCGCGAAGGAAGTCGTCGGCACCTGCGTCTCGCTTGGCGTCACCATCGAGGGCAACGACCCCCGGCAGTTCAAAGAGCGGATCGACGACGGCGAGTACGACGACCAGTTCGCCGACGAAGCGGCGGCGTAG